The DNA region GAATAATGGTGAACTTGTCGATCTCCATCTCCAGCTGCTCGCGCGAGCGGCGCACCAGAATGCCCTGCTGCTCCAGCGGACGGATCAGTTCAAGGATGCCGCCGATATCGTTAATGTTGGCGCGGCGGATCTGTTCTGCCGACTCCATCACGATCTGTGTGCCGATACCGTCGCGGGAGAAGAGTTCCTGCAGCAGCGCGCCATCTTCCTGATAGCTGATCAGGTGGCTGCGGCGCACGCCGCTGCGGCACGCTTTTACTGCGCCACGCAGGAAACGAACGGTGCCGGAGAGGTAGTCGCCCTCTTTTTCAATCTCGTCAATACGGGCCTGAGCGTCGTTCGGGAACAGCTCGGAGATAATCTCCCCGTCACTGTCCAGCACGCCCTGTTCAGAGCAGAAGCCGATCATCTTTTCCGCTTTGAGCTTAATCGCCAGCTGGGTGGCCACCTCTTCTGAGGTCAGATTAAAGCTCTCGCCGGTCACGGAAACCGCCACCGGACCCAGCAGCACAATGGCGTCGTTATCCAGCTGGCGATGAATCGCCTCTTCGTCAATACGACGGATACGCCCGCTGTGGCAGTAATCGACGCCGTCATCCACGCCCAGCGGCTGTGAAATAATGAAGTTGCCGCTGACGACATTGATATGCGCGCCCTGCAGCGGCGTATTGTTAAGGCTCATTGAGAGGCGGGCAGTGATATCCAGCTGCAACCGGCCAGCCGCCTGCTTCACCAGCTCCAGGGACTGCGCGTCGGTGACCCTTGTGAACTTGTGATAAACCGGCTCCAGCTGCTGCTGTGCGAGGCTGGCATCAATCTGCGGCCGGGCGCCATACACCACCACCAGGCGGATGCCCAGGCTGTGCAGCAGGCCGATATCGTTGACGATGCCAGAGAAGTTCTCATGCTCAATCGCTTCGCCACCCAGCATGATGACAAAGGTTTTGCCACGGTGGGCATTGATATAGGGAACGGTATGGCGAAAACCCTGAACCAGCTCGGTACTACGTTCCTT from Pantoea deleyi includes:
- the argA gene encoding amino-acid N-acetyltransferase, whose translation is MKERSTELVQGFRHTVPYINAHRGKTFVIMLGGEAIEHENFSGIVNDIGLLHSLGIRLVVVYGARPQIDASLAQQQLEPVYHKFTRVTDAQSLELVKQAAGRLQLDITARLSMSLNNTPLQGAHINVVSGNFIISQPLGVDDGVDYCHSGRIRRIDEEAIHRQLDNDAIVLLGPVAVSVTGESFNLTSEEVATQLAIKLKAEKMIGFCSEQGVLDSDGEIISELFPNDAQARIDEIEKEGDYLSGTVRFLRGAVKACRSGVRRSHLISYQEDGALLQELFSRDGIGTQIVMESAEQIRRANINDIGGILELIRPLEQQGILVRRSREQLEMEIDKFTIIQRDNLTIACAALYPFMDEKIGEMACVAVHPDYRSSSRGEMLLQRVALQAKQMGLEKLFVLTTRSIHWFQERGFTPVDIESLPESKKEMYNYQRRSKVLMADLT